The stretch of DNA CCAGGCTCTTGCCATCGGGCCAACTGGCCGGCTCGTCGTAGCAGACTCGCGGGAACGCCCGGGCCTGGTCAGAATCGTACTTCTGACCGGCCAGCGTGAGGGTGTCCAGTTCGTCGCTGGCCTGCAGCAGCGCCCGGGCCTTTGTCCCGTCGTCTGCGGCGGTCCAGGCGGTGATATCGGCCACGCGCAGCAGGAAGGTATCGGCCTCGTCGAGCGTGACGTACGCGCCGGTGGGATCGTTGAGGGCTACGGCCTCGATAGTCATGCGCTCACCTCGATGGTGGTAGTGGACGTGCCGTGGACTCTGGGCTTGCTGAAGGTCAGCGTGTAGCTGCCGGCCGGCAGATACATCGGCTCCAGCCATCGCCCGTCCGCTGCGGTGGTCGCCGATCCACGGACGGTGTATGTGCCTGCGGCGTAATCGCCCGTGAGATAGGCCCGGACGGTTCCGCCGCCGACGCCCTGGCCGGCGTGCATGTACCGCAGGGCGTCGACGCCGCCGAAGTCGTGATCGACGGCCGTCTCATCGCCCAGGGGCGCGTCGTCGGTTGTCCAGGCCCCCGCCCCGTGCATGGCCGTAAGCTGCGCGTCGATCTCTTCGACCGTGGGCACGGGCGGCAGTTCGTCGGTTCGCGCCAGCGGCGCGACGGCGGCGGCAAGATTCTCCGCAGTGGCCAGAGGCGCGACCGCCTCGCCAAGCTGCTCTGCCGTCGCCAGCGGCTCGATTGCCGCCTCGATGTCCTCGGCGGCGATGTCGTTGAGGTCGCCGACGCGCTTGGCATCCATGATCCCCTGATAGATGTACTCGCGCCCGGTAACACCGGCGATGACGGCCGTGACGAGGATCTTCAC from Planctomycetaceae bacterium encodes:
- a CDS encoding DnaT-like ssDNA-binding protein; translated protein: MTIEAVALNDPTGAYVTLDEADTFLLRVADITAWTAADDGTKARALLQASDELDTLTLAGQKYDSDQARAFPRVCYDEPASWPDGKSLAYASVWDLIDGVAVVPEAVKLAAVLQAMSILRDPQRAQRLRDRADGVASQSAGGYAESYDAGKLPQLVCLEARAHMRPYLLKGGRIV